A section of the Salvelinus fontinalis isolate EN_2023a chromosome 33, ASM2944872v1, whole genome shotgun sequence genome encodes:
- the LOC129831618 gene encoding uncharacterized protein LOC129831618 — translation MTTPPPTLSRPHKDVIDVHTKTSLHRKLPAQRPPYTETSLHRDLPPQRPPYKETSLHRDLPTQDLPTQRPPYTESSPHRDLPTQRPPYTETSLHRDLPTQDLPTQRPPYTESSPHRDLPTQRPPYTETSLHRDLPPQRPPYKETSLHRDLPTQKVPRTETSLHRTSLHRDLPTQRPPYTEISLHRTSLHRDLPTQRPPYTESSPHRDLPTQRPPYTETSLHRPGQSQDRLSCHLGSIQADG, via the coding sequence atgacaacccccccccccacactctcaCGTCCACACAAAGACGTGATAGACGTCCACACAAAGACCTCCCTACACAGAAAGCTCCCCGCACAGAGACCTCCCTACACAGAGACCTCCCTACACAGAGACCTCCCACCACAGAGACCTCCCTACAAAGAGACCTCCCTGCACAGAGACCTCCCTACACAGGACCTCCCTACACAGAGACCTCCCTACACAGAAAGCTCCCCGCACAGAGACCTCCCTACACAGAGACCTCCCTACACAGAGACCTCCCTACACAGAGATCTCCCTACACAGGACCTCCCTACACAGAGACCTCCCTACACAGAAAGCTCCCCGCACAGAGACCTCCCTACACAGAGACCTCCCTACACAGAGACCTCCCTACACAGAGACCTCCCACCACAGAGACCTCCCTACAAAGAGACCTCCCTACACAGAGACCTCCCTACACAGAAAGTTCCCCGCACAGAGACCTCCCTACACAGGACCTCCCTACACAGAGACCTCCCTACACAGAGACCTCCCTACACAGAGATCTCCCTACACAGGACCTCCCTACACAGAGACCTCCCTACACAGAGACCTCCCTACACAGAAAGCTCCCCGCACAGAGACCTCCCTACACAGAGACCTCCCTACACAGAGACCTCCCTACACAGACCAGGACAGAGCCAGGATAGGTTAAGTTGCCATTTGGGCTCCATCCAAGCAGATGGCTGA